A stretch of Paludisphaera borealis DNA encodes these proteins:
- the rpsO gene encoding 30S ribosomal protein S15, which yields MAITKEKKQELIGSFSRGDQDTGSPEVQIALLTARINDLTGHFKTHSKDHASRRGLLMMVSKRSGLLKYLRLHDRKKYLEVLSRLGIRK from the coding sequence ATGGCCATCACGAAGGAGAAGAAGCAGGAACTGATTGGGTCTTTCAGCCGCGGTGATCAGGACACCGGTTCGCCGGAGGTGCAAATCGCCCTCTTGACGGCCCGAATCAATGATCTCACCGGGCATTTCAAGACGCACAGCAAGGACCACGCCAGCCGCCGAGGGCTGCTGATGATGGTTTCCAAGCGTTCAGGTCTGCTCAAATATCTGCGGCTGCACGACAGGAAGAAATACCTCGAAGTGCTCAGCCGCCTGGGCATCCGCAAGTAG
- a CDS encoding two-component system sensor histidine kinase NtrB: MANPVAGAAVSPSTAASPAVVGEAAAEHEIARRLRVQNAQISQLAGGLAHEIRNPLSTLSLNLDLLAEDFQGAESPRDRRAGQRIDRLKHEVRRLHDILENFLRFARLQDLKPSPTNLNTVVEEMCDFYEPQASTRGVVVRTHFAPDLPLVPLDADVFKQAVLNLMLNAEHAMPDGGELILTTRRDGHWVVLDVTDTGMGMTDDVRAKIFDPFYSTRKGGSGLGLPTTRNIIEGHGGSIEVLSVPHKGSQFSIRLPAPPRTS, translated from the coding sequence ATGGCCAATCCCGTCGCAGGCGCCGCCGTCAGCCCGTCCACCGCCGCATCGCCGGCCGTCGTCGGTGAAGCGGCCGCCGAACATGAGATCGCACGTCGACTGCGGGTCCAGAACGCCCAGATCTCGCAACTGGCCGGCGGCCTGGCGCACGAGATCCGCAACCCACTGTCGACCCTGTCGCTCAACCTCGACCTGCTGGCCGAGGATTTTCAGGGGGCCGAGTCCCCCCGAGACCGCCGCGCCGGCCAGCGGATCGACCGGCTCAAGCACGAGGTCCGCAGGCTTCACGACATCCTTGAGAACTTCCTCCGCTTCGCGCGGCTTCAGGATCTGAAGCCGTCCCCGACGAACCTCAACACGGTCGTCGAGGAGATGTGCGATTTTTACGAGCCGCAGGCCTCGACGCGCGGGGTAGTGGTCCGCACCCACTTCGCCCCCGACTTGCCACTCGTCCCCCTCGACGCCGACGTCTTCAAGCAAGCGGTCCTCAACCTGATGCTCAACGCCGAGCACGCGATGCCCGACGGCGGCGAGCTGATCCTGACCACCCGCCGCGACGGCCACTGGGTCGTGCTCGACGTGACCGACACCGGGATGGGCATGACCGACGACGTGCGGGCCAAGATCTTCGACCCGTTCTACTCGACCCGAAAAGGGGGGAGTGGACTCGGCCTGCCGACGACCCGCAACATCATCGAAGGACACGGCGGCTCGATCGAGGTGCTGAGCGTGCCGCACAAGGGGTCGCAATTCTCGATCCGCCTGCCGGCCCCGCCGAGGACGTCTTGA
- a CDS encoding MFS transporter, with product METTQPVHLEFASKEPSPTSLRALDGLNFFLADVRDGMGPFLGTYLRDAHKWDAGRVGIALAASQLGTVLAQTPAGALIDRIRWKRRAVAAAAAVVAIGCAVLYLAPIPAVVVMAQATIGAAGALLPPAIAALTLGVVGRVAMAARTGRNEAFNHLGNVVAAALAGGLAYLFGYSGMFFLVAGMAACAIFAVALIRERDIDHVLARGGDDDGRNCKPIGVAALFQDRRIPIFVASAVLFHLANAAMLPLVGQKSADGLKEGAAVLMSACIIAAQVVMIPVAVLASRYAESWGRRPVFLIGFAVLPVRGLLYCLSVNPYYLVAVQLLDGIGAGIFGVVSILVVADLTRGTGRFNFTQGVLATATGVGAGLSNLIAGFIVKEAGFDAGFIALAIVAALGCLFFALAMPETRNAAEEPVGGSSSEAVLEAAVL from the coding sequence GTGGAGACCACGCAGCCAGTGCATCTGGAATTCGCGTCGAAAGAGCCGTCGCCGACGAGTCTGCGCGCTCTGGACGGCCTGAATTTCTTCCTCGCCGACGTCCGCGACGGCATGGGGCCGTTTCTGGGGACGTACCTCCGCGACGCCCACAAGTGGGACGCGGGGCGGGTGGGAATCGCCCTGGCGGCGTCGCAGCTCGGGACCGTGCTGGCGCAGACGCCGGCCGGCGCGCTGATTGATCGCATCCGCTGGAAACGGAGGGCGGTGGCGGCGGCGGCGGCCGTGGTGGCGATCGGATGCGCCGTGCTTTACCTCGCGCCGATCCCCGCCGTGGTTGTGATGGCGCAGGCGACGATCGGGGCGGCCGGGGCCCTGCTGCCGCCGGCGATCGCCGCGCTGACCCTGGGGGTGGTCGGGCGCGTGGCGATGGCGGCCCGGACCGGTCGCAACGAGGCGTTCAACCACCTCGGCAACGTGGTCGCCGCCGCGCTCGCGGGAGGGCTCGCTTACCTGTTCGGTTATAGCGGGATGTTCTTCCTCGTGGCCGGAATGGCGGCGTGCGCCATTTTCGCCGTCGCTCTGATCCGCGAACGGGACATCGATCACGTGCTGGCTCGCGGCGGCGACGACGACGGGCGGAACTGCAAACCGATCGGCGTCGCCGCGCTGTTCCAGGATCGGCGGATTCCGATATTCGTCGCGTCGGCCGTCCTGTTCCACCTGGCCAACGCGGCGATGTTGCCGCTCGTCGGCCAGAAGTCGGCCGACGGATTGAAGGAAGGGGCCGCCGTCCTGATGTCGGCCTGTATCATCGCGGCGCAGGTGGTGATGATCCCGGTCGCCGTGCTGGCCAGCCGGTACGCCGAGTCGTGGGGGCGTCGGCCGGTCTTCCTGATCGGCTTCGCCGTGCTGCCGGTGCGTGGACTCTTGTATTGCCTGAGTGTCAACCCCTACTACCTGGTTGCGGTGCAGCTCCTCGACGGCATCGGCGCGGGGATCTTCGGCGTCGTTTCGATCCTGGTCGTCGCGGACCTCACGCGGGGGACGGGGCGATTCAACTTCACGCAAGGTGTGCTGGCGACGGCCACGGGCGTCGGGGCGGGGCTGAGCAACCTGATCGCCGGATTCATCGTCAAGGAGGCGGGCTTCGACGCCGGTTTCATCGCGCTCGCGATCGTCGCCGCGCTGGGCTGTCTGTTCTTCGCCCTGGCCATGCCCGAAACCCGAAACGCCGCCGAGGAGCCGGTCGGAGGAAGCTCCTCAGAGGCCGTTCTCGAAGCCGCCGTGCTCTGA
- a CDS encoding polyribonucleotide nucleotidyltransferase — MSNTPFSRKVVERTIGDRTISIETGRFAKQASGAVVVRLGDTMSLVTSMAGPGREGLDFFPLTVDYREKTYSAGKFPGGFIKREGRPTTKEILTARLIDRPIRPLFPEWYREEVQIQAGPISADRQNDPDVLSIIGASAALMLAKAPFLGPIGAVRLARIEGKLIAFPTADEIAASDLDLIVASTAKAVVMIEGFGEEIPEPEMADAIIEGHRINQELIALQYELLEAAGHDRPDQRPTPSDPLRQLLHDRFGSRLRELKQIVLKQERNSAVKELLESIVKELIPADGEALALPLAGPAGSSQAPVAVTPLRIKTAFHAVEEKVVRNLILDGKRSDGRGPKDLRSIKCEVGVLPRAHGSAIFQRGETQALVTTVLGTGADEQRVDGIMDEYSKKFMLDYNMPPFAVGEIRPIRGPGRREIGHGALAERSVAPILPVPAKFPYTIRVISDILESNGSSSMASVCGATLSLMDAGVPITDPVGGISIGLVQDDETGRYVLLTDIIGDEDHFGDMDFKVAGTQRGVTGIQLDLKNQGITEDIIRETLEQAHEARLEILRAMLRSIKRPREEISTNAPRLIQIQVNPEKIGLIIGPGGKTIRRLQDETGAKIDIDDSGVVTLSSLEAAGAEAARDKIVAMTEGVQIGRIYEGRVTSIKEFGAFVEILPGKDGLVHISELSDGYVGSVTDICHVGDPMLVKAIAVDDQDRVKLSRKAALAERGEPDEFASRTRPAGAPDRPQGGPGGGPGGPPRRPSGPDGGRGGYGGPPRR; from the coding sequence ATGTCCAATACGCCTTTCTCCCGCAAGGTCGTCGAGCGAACCATCGGCGACCGGACGATCAGCATCGAAACGGGGCGGTTCGCCAAGCAGGCCTCCGGCGCCGTCGTCGTCCGTCTCGGCGACACCATGTCGCTCGTGACGAGTATGGCCGGCCCGGGCCGCGAAGGGCTCGACTTCTTCCCGCTCACGGTCGACTACCGTGAAAAAACCTACTCGGCCGGCAAGTTCCCCGGTGGTTTCATCAAGCGCGAAGGTCGGCCCACCACCAAGGAAATCCTCACCGCCCGGCTGATCGACCGGCCCATCCGGCCGCTCTTCCCCGAGTGGTACCGCGAAGAGGTCCAGATCCAGGCGGGTCCGATCTCGGCCGACCGCCAGAACGACCCCGACGTGCTCTCGATCATCGGGGCCTCGGCCGCCCTGATGCTCGCCAAGGCCCCGTTCCTGGGCCCGATCGGCGCCGTCCGCCTGGCACGGATCGAAGGCAAGCTGATCGCGTTCCCCACGGCCGACGAAATCGCCGCCAGCGACCTCGACCTGATCGTCGCCAGCACGGCGAAGGCCGTCGTCATGATCGAAGGGTTCGGCGAGGAGATCCCCGAGCCCGAGATGGCCGACGCCATCATCGAGGGGCACCGGATCAACCAGGAGTTGATCGCCCTCCAGTACGAGCTGCTCGAAGCGGCCGGCCACGACCGCCCCGACCAGAGGCCGACCCCTTCCGACCCGCTCCGCCAGCTTCTTCACGACCGCTTCGGCTCGCGGCTCCGCGAACTCAAGCAGATCGTCCTCAAGCAAGAGCGGAACTCGGCCGTCAAAGAGCTGCTCGAGTCAATCGTCAAGGAGCTGATCCCGGCCGACGGCGAGGCTCTGGCCCTGCCGCTGGCCGGCCCCGCCGGCTCTTCGCAGGCCCCCGTGGCGGTCACCCCCCTGCGGATCAAGACCGCCTTCCACGCGGTGGAAGAAAAGGTCGTCCGCAACTTGATCCTCGACGGCAAGCGGTCCGACGGCCGCGGCCCGAAGGATCTGCGGTCGATCAAGTGCGAGGTCGGCGTCCTGCCCCGGGCCCACGGCTCGGCCATCTTCCAGCGCGGCGAGACCCAGGCGCTGGTGACCACCGTACTCGGAACCGGCGCCGACGAGCAGCGCGTCGACGGCATCATGGACGAGTACAGCAAGAAGTTCATGCTCGACTACAACATGCCGCCGTTCGCCGTCGGCGAGATCCGCCCGATCCGCGGACCCGGCCGTCGCGAAATCGGCCACGGCGCCCTGGCCGAACGGTCGGTCGCCCCGATCCTCCCCGTCCCGGCCAAGTTCCCGTACACGATCCGGGTGATCTCCGACATCCTCGAATCGAACGGATCGAGTTCGATGGCCTCGGTCTGCGGCGCCACGCTCAGCCTGATGGACGCCGGCGTGCCGATCACCGACCCGGTCGGCGGCATCTCGATCGGCCTGGTTCAGGACGACGAGACCGGCCGATACGTCCTTCTGACCGACATCATCGGCGACGAAGACCACTTCGGCGACATGGACTTCAAGGTCGCCGGCACCCAGCGCGGCGTCACCGGAATCCAGCTCGACCTCAAGAACCAGGGGATCACCGAGGACATCATCCGTGAGACCCTCGAACAGGCCCACGAGGCCCGGCTCGAGATCTTGCGGGCCATGCTGCGATCGATCAAGCGGCCGCGCGAAGAGATCTCCACGAACGCCCCCCGGCTGATCCAGATCCAGGTCAACCCCGAGAAGATCGGCCTGATCATCGGCCCCGGCGGCAAGACGATCCGTCGCCTCCAGGACGAGACCGGCGCCAAGATCGACATCGACGACAGCGGCGTCGTGACGCTTTCGAGCCTCGAAGCCGCCGGTGCCGAAGCGGCCCGCGACAAGATCGTCGCCATGACCGAAGGCGTCCAGATCGGCCGGATCTACGAAGGCCGCGTGACCTCCATCAAGGAGTTCGGCGCGTTCGTCGAGATCCTCCCCGGCAAGGACGGCCTGGTCCACATCAGCGAGCTGTCCGACGGCTACGTCGGCAGCGTCACCGACATCTGCCATGTGGGCGACCCGATGCTGGTCAAGGCGATCGCCGTCGACGACCAGGACCGCGTCAAGCTTTCCCGCAAGGCGGCCCTCGCCGAGCGCGGCGAGCCCGACGAGTTCGCCTCGCGGACCCGTCCCGCGGGCGCTCCCGACCGTCCCCAGGGCGGACCCGGCGGCGGTCCCGGCGGACCTCCCCGGCGGCCTTCCGGCCCCGACGGCGGCCGCGGCGGCTACGGCGGTCCTCCCCGACGCTGA
- the mutL gene encoding DNA mismatch repair endonuclease MutL, whose product MGVIRKLSPSVVNQIAAGEVVERPASVVKELMENAIDAKARRVEVSVERGGKDLIRIADDGEGMAPDDLLLAFQPHATSKLSEVDDLHKIRTLGFRGEALAAIAEISKLRCQTRRADADEGSEIQIEAGIAGPIKSCGGPPGTVMEVRNLFFNTPVRRTFLKSDGTEAGHVAETFSRIALAHPEVHLTFRSGGKIVHDLPAVTGIRDRIATFFGRELAESLLWVEGRLDGISLWGYVGHPSQSRSSTKNQFLFLGGRYVRDRSLSHALNEAYRGLLMVGRNPIAFLNLEIPPEEVDVNVHPTKIEVRFRDPQRIYSHLLSTLRQTFLASDLHSRLQAVPAEQPAESAPRPVAPPPNPSVGSSDSPYGLGSGPTDRQAVASWFEPTSRRPAGEPPKFPDDIGQIQPPEWSRSLPGRFEFASGPTFDEFAGAKAADVEIDEEDRGAGGRMPASASPPVEPAQAIGAELKLKGAGSKAIQVHDSYLIAETNEGMMVIDQHALHERILYEELRKKVADGRVESQGLLVPEPVPMAADEAATLLEHADLLAELGIEVEGFGRDTVLVRSTPVMLSRMQPDRLVRDLAEHLATQPLPPTRDGLVAELLHMVACKAAIKAGQRLTPEEIDALLDRRELAADAHHCPHGRPTALIFTKSELEKQFGRI is encoded by the coding sequence ATGGGCGTGATTCGGAAGTTGTCGCCGTCGGTCGTGAATCAGATCGCCGCGGGCGAGGTCGTCGAACGACCGGCGTCGGTGGTGAAGGAGTTGATGGAGAATGCGATCGACGCCAAGGCCAGGCGGGTCGAGGTCAGCGTTGAGCGCGGAGGGAAGGACCTGATCCGGATCGCCGACGACGGCGAGGGGATGGCGCCCGACGACCTGCTGCTGGCGTTTCAACCGCACGCGACGAGCAAGCTTTCGGAGGTCGACGACCTCCACAAGATCCGCACGCTCGGGTTCCGAGGTGAGGCGCTGGCGGCGATCGCCGAGATCTCCAAGCTCCGTTGCCAGACCCGGCGGGCCGACGCCGACGAAGGGTCGGAAATCCAGATCGAAGCCGGAATCGCTGGCCCCATCAAGAGTTGCGGCGGTCCACCGGGCACCGTGATGGAGGTCCGCAACCTGTTCTTCAACACCCCGGTGCGGCGGACGTTCCTGAAGTCGGACGGCACCGAGGCGGGGCACGTCGCCGAGACGTTCTCGCGGATCGCCCTGGCCCATCCGGAGGTCCACCTGACGTTCCGGTCGGGGGGGAAGATCGTCCACGACCTGCCGGCGGTGACCGGCATCCGCGACCGGATCGCCACGTTCTTCGGCCGAGAGCTGGCCGAGTCGCTCCTCTGGGTCGAGGGCCGGCTCGACGGGATCAGCCTTTGGGGGTACGTCGGCCACCCGTCGCAGAGCCGGTCGAGCACCAAGAACCAGTTCCTCTTCCTGGGAGGCCGGTACGTCCGCGATCGCTCCCTGAGCCATGCTCTCAACGAGGCCTATCGCGGCCTGCTCATGGTCGGCCGCAACCCGATCGCGTTCCTCAACCTCGAAATCCCCCCCGAGGAAGTCGACGTCAACGTCCACCCGACCAAGATCGAAGTCCGGTTCCGCGACCCCCAGCGGATCTACAGCCATCTGCTGTCGACGCTCCGGCAAACCTTCCTCGCCAGCGACCTCCACAGCCGGCTGCAAGCCGTCCCCGCCGAGCAGCCCGCCGAATCCGCTCCCCGCCCGGTCGCGCCCCCCCCTAATCCGTCGGTCGGATCGAGCGATTCGCCGTACGGCCTGGGCTCGGGGCCGACCGACCGCCAGGCGGTGGCGTCGTGGTTCGAGCCGACGAGCCGTCGGCCCGCCGGCGAGCCGCCGAAGTTCCCCGACGACATCGGCCAGATCCAGCCTCCCGAGTGGTCGCGGTCGCTCCCCGGCCGATTCGAGTTCGCCTCGGGCCCGACGTTCGACGAGTTCGCCGGGGCGAAGGCGGCCGATGTGGAGATCGACGAGGAAGACCGAGGGGCGGGGGGCCGCATGCCCGCCTCGGCCTCGCCCCCGGTCGAGCCAGCCCAGGCGATCGGCGCGGAGTTGAAGCTGAAGGGGGCGGGCTCGAAGGCGATCCAGGTTCACGACAGCTACCTGATCGCCGAGACCAACGAGGGGATGATGGTCATCGACCAGCACGCGCTTCACGAGCGGATTCTTTACGAGGAGCTTCGGAAGAAGGTGGCCGACGGCCGGGTCGAATCGCAGGGGCTGCTCGTCCCCGAGCCGGTGCCGATGGCCGCCGACGAGGCGGCGACGCTGCTGGAACACGCGGATTTGCTGGCTGAGCTGGGGATCGAGGTCGAGGGGTTCGGTCGCGACACGGTGCTTGTCCGAAGCACGCCGGTGATGCTCTCGCGGATGCAGCCCGACCGGCTGGTTCGCGACCTGGCCGAGCATCTTGCGACCCAGCCGTTGCCGCCGACCCGCGACGGGCTGGTCGCCGAGTTGTTGCACATGGTGGCCTGCAAGGCCGCGATCAAGGCGGGGCAACGGCTGACGCCCGAGGAGATCGACGCCCTGCTGGATCGCCGCGAGCTGGCCGCCGACGCCCACCACTGTCCGCACGGTCGGCCGACGGCCTTGATTTTCACCAAAAGCGAGCTGGAGAAGCAGTTCGGGCGAATTTGA
- a CDS encoding YfhO family protein gives MSQLEPMPGVEDESSWFQPPGRGWGDVVALLAWTVAVCWIFWDAVSLRGAFFYFDVTEINYPYRYFFAEELKAGRFSRWCPWLYNGLPLFSESQAGYLHPLKYLFYPWMETWKAFNFDTVLSIWLAGAGTYGWLRRHVGPAGALTGAALFGVGGFTWAHLVHTSMINALASVPFAVWALEWAWASGAWRGVVLGALAIACQVFAGHLQDVILCSGILGSYGLYRAATAASKPERRAVLARTFGLVALGVVLAAVQWVPSKELLDRSPRAGGLSYDELTFGSWSPELLPTLALREAYGTRARDTDWMDGFYPYHEMDTYLGLLGLALAVVGAAGPGAKDRWTTFWALLAITGGLLMLGRFTFLFDYAHKIPILGSSREPVRFHLWVALAVAALAAVGVERLQRPGVVSLRAAIGLVVVIVVVSAPILFFVYEPIWNDPKRWTLPYHLARYRWLGRELLTGAARTGVLVALGLGLAWRASKTSRPRPRARLAACLPVLVLLDLLGAHKDDAPTVDPAYWTSPPEIVNRLKADPSFIRVFATGDKSSGEPGFASEPIDFMRVRDTLNWSLPAAWGLASSKGETPMIPRRILDYTDNAMYKAGRFDLDSVSHIITGRLQRSSFVPNTPVGDAFVHVNKNALPRARLAGKPFYAADRQDAVAALTRLNRELYARIVVEDPARPLSPDAEVAGSARITTDLPEHVVVSVDAQTPAYLILADTFDPGWSATVDGNPAPIAPAYVAFRAVYLDKGAHTVEFHYRPAGFTLGLTLTAIGALISVGLIVAPRRIGVGSLDHVHLATATRLRRIWIAAVVLIIALSILKIGSTGNVAIQNRWDRAWHKFTWGSGIEAMVERRK, from the coding sequence GTGTCGCAGTTGGAACCGATGCCGGGTGTCGAAGACGAGTCGTCGTGGTTCCAACCGCCGGGCAGAGGGTGGGGAGACGTCGTCGCGCTCCTCGCCTGGACCGTCGCCGTCTGCTGGATCTTCTGGGACGCCGTCAGCCTGCGCGGGGCGTTCTTCTACTTCGACGTCACCGAGATCAATTATCCGTACCGCTACTTCTTCGCCGAGGAGTTGAAGGCGGGTCGGTTCTCGCGCTGGTGTCCGTGGCTCTACAACGGCCTGCCGCTGTTCAGCGAGAGCCAGGCGGGTTATCTCCACCCGCTCAAGTACCTGTTCTATCCCTGGATGGAGACCTGGAAGGCGTTCAACTTCGACACCGTGCTGTCGATCTGGCTGGCCGGCGCGGGGACGTACGGCTGGCTCCGGCGACACGTCGGACCGGCCGGCGCTCTGACCGGCGCGGCGCTCTTCGGCGTCGGCGGCTTCACCTGGGCCCATCTGGTCCACACGAGCATGATCAACGCCCTGGCCAGCGTGCCGTTCGCCGTCTGGGCGCTCGAATGGGCGTGGGCCTCGGGCGCCTGGCGCGGGGTGGTGCTGGGAGCCCTCGCGATCGCCTGCCAGGTCTTCGCCGGCCACTTGCAAGACGTCATCCTTTGCTCGGGGATTCTCGGCTCGTACGGGCTCTACCGCGCCGCGACCGCCGCCTCGAAGCCCGAGCGTCGCGCCGTGCTCGCCCGGACGTTCGGCCTGGTCGCGCTGGGGGTCGTGCTCGCGGCCGTCCAGTGGGTCCCTTCGAAGGAGCTGCTCGACCGCTCGCCGCGGGCCGGCGGGCTCTCGTACGACGAACTGACGTTCGGCTCGTGGAGTCCCGAGCTGCTCCCCACGCTGGCACTGCGTGAAGCCTACGGCACCCGCGCCCGCGACACCGACTGGATGGACGGCTTCTATCCGTACCACGAGATGGACACCTACCTCGGCTTGCTCGGCCTGGCGCTCGCCGTCGTCGGCGCGGCGGGTCCCGGCGCGAAGGATCGCTGGACCACCTTCTGGGCGCTGTTGGCGATCACCGGCGGCCTGTTGATGCTGGGTCGGTTCACCTTCCTGTTCGACTACGCCCACAAGATCCCGATCCTCGGCAGCTCGCGCGAGCCGGTGCGGTTTCATCTCTGGGTCGCGCTGGCGGTCGCCGCGCTGGCGGCGGTCGGAGTCGAGCGGTTGCAGCGGCCCGGCGTAGTGAGCCTTCGCGCGGCGATCGGCCTCGTCGTCGTGATCGTGGTCGTCTCGGCGCCGATCCTGTTCTTCGTCTATGAGCCGATCTGGAACGACCCCAAACGCTGGACGCTCCCATACCACCTTGCCCGTTACCGCTGGCTGGGCCGCGAGCTGCTCACCGGCGCGGCGCGGACGGGCGTCCTGGTCGCGCTCGGTCTCGGGCTGGCCTGGCGCGCGTCGAAGACGTCGCGCCCCAGGCCGCGGGCGAGGCTGGCCGCGTGCCTGCCGGTCCTGGTCCTGCTCGATCTCCTCGGGGCGCACAAGGACGACGCTCCGACGGTCGATCCCGCTTACTGGACGTCGCCGCCGGAGATCGTCAACCGGCTCAAGGCCGACCCCTCGTTCATCCGCGTCTTCGCGACCGGCGACAAGAGTTCGGGCGAGCCCGGCTTCGCGTCGGAGCCGATCGATTTCATGCGGGTCCGCGACACCCTCAACTGGAGCCTGCCGGCCGCCTGGGGCCTGGCGTCGTCCAAGGGGGAGACGCCGATGATCCCCCGGCGCATCCTCGATTACACCGACAACGCCATGTACAAGGCGGGCCGGTTCGATCTCGACAGCGTCAGCCACATCATCACGGGCCGGCTCCAGCGATCCAGCTTCGTCCCCAATACGCCCGTCGGCGACGCCTTCGTGCATGTGAACAAGAACGCGTTGCCCCGCGCGCGCCTGGCTGGCAAACCGTTCTACGCGGCCGACCGGCAGGACGCCGTCGCCGCGCTGACTCGACTGAACCGCGAACTGTACGCGCGGATCGTCGTCGAAGACCCCGCGCGACCGCTCAGCCCCGACGCCGAGGTCGCCGGCTCGGCGCGGATCACGACCGATCTGCCCGAGCACGTCGTGGTGTCAGTCGACGCCCAGACTCCAGCCTACCTGATCTTGGCCGACACCTTCGACCCAGGCTGGTCAGCGACCGTCGACGGCAACCCCGCGCCGATCGCCCCCGCCTACGTCGCGTTCCGGGCCGTTTATCTCGACAAGGGCGCGCACACCGTCGAGTTCCACTACCGCCCCGCCGGCTTCACGCTTGGGCTCACTCTCACCGCGATCGGAGCGCTGATCTCCGTCGGCCTGATCGTCGCGCCGCGACGGATCGGGGTCGGATCGCTCGATCACGTCCATCTCGCGACCGCCACACGCCTGAGGCGAATCTGGATCGCCGCCGTCGTCCTCATCATCGCGCTGTCGATCTTGAAAATCGGATCGACGGGGAACGTGGCGATCCAGAACCGGTGGGACCGCGCCTGGCACAAGTTCACCTGGGGCTCGGGCATCGAGGCGATGGTCGAGAGGCGGAAGTAG
- a CDS encoding sigma-54-dependent transcriptional regulator, which produces MDQQIRVLVVDDDEPHAEAVAESLARVGYECVVATSGREGLRLIEEQTFEIIITDLIMGGIGGLEILSKAKRELPDAEVVILTGHGTIKTAVTAMQAGATTYLTKPLDIGELRTVVDKASERQRLARSNIELQKQLNEKFGFEGVIGNSPAMHTVVARLRQIAPTSASVLITGESGTGKELVAKALHNNSPRRYKPFVTLNCAALSDNILESELFGHVKGAFTGADRERKGWFEHANGGTLFMDEVGDIPIGTQVKLLRALESGEIVRVGTNDPINVNVRLISATNRDLGSAIASGAFRQDLYHRLKVVSVKLPPLRERREDIDLLIDHFLKEHTASHAKKITSITPAARRILRQYSWPGNVRELKNVIESMVVIDYDGVLDLDDLTEDLQTGAASLPGDRHDGVDHFIGKSLEEIEKHYITETLKLTAGNREEAAKLLGIGERTLYRKIKEYSA; this is translated from the coding sequence ATGGACCAGCAGATTCGCGTCCTGGTGGTCGATGACGACGAACCCCACGCCGAGGCCGTGGCCGAAAGCCTTGCGCGCGTGGGCTACGAATGCGTCGTGGCGACCAGCGGCCGGGAAGGCCTGCGCCTGATCGAGGAGCAGACGTTCGAGATCATCATCACCGACCTGATCATGGGCGGGATCGGCGGTCTGGAAATCCTCTCCAAGGCCAAGCGCGAGCTGCCCGACGCCGAGGTCGTCATCCTCACCGGCCATGGCACGATCAAGACGGCCGTCACCGCCATGCAGGCTGGCGCGACGACCTATCTGACCAAGCCCCTCGACATCGGCGAACTTCGCACGGTGGTCGACAAGGCGTCGGAGCGGCAGCGGCTGGCCCGGTCGAACATCGAGCTTCAGAAGCAGCTCAACGAGAAGTTCGGCTTCGAGGGCGTGATCGGCAACTCGCCGGCCATGCATACGGTCGTCGCCCGCCTCCGCCAGATCGCGCCGACGTCGGCCTCGGTCCTCATCACCGGCGAGAGCGGCACCGGTAAGGAGCTGGTCGCCAAGGCCCTCCACAACAACAGCCCGCGCCGCTACAAGCCGTTCGTCACCCTCAACTGCGCCGCGCTCAGCGACAACATCCTCGAAAGCGAGCTGTTCGGCCACGTCAAGGGGGCGTTCACGGGGGCCGATCGCGAGCGCAAGGGGTGGTTCGAGCACGCCAACGGCGGCACCCTGTTCATGGACGAGGTCGGCGACATCCCGATCGGCACCCAGGTGAAGCTCCTCCGCGCCCTCGAAAGCGGCGAGATCGTCCGGGTCGGCACGAACGACCCCATCAACGTCAACGTCCGGCTGATCTCGGCCACCAACCGCGACCTCGGCAGCGCCATAGCCTCGGGCGCGTTCCGGCAAGACCTCTACCACCGCCTCAAGGTCGTGAGCGTCAAGCTTCCTCCGCTTCGCGAGCGCCGGGAGGACATCGATCTGCTGATCGACCACTTCCTCAAGGAGCACACGGCGTCCCACGCCAAGAAAATCACGTCGATCACCCCCGCCGCGCGGCGGATTCTCCGTCAGTACAGTTGGCCCGGCAACGTCCGCGAGTTGAAGAACGTCATCGAGAGCATGGTCGTCATCGACTACGACGGCGTCCTCGACCTCGACGACCTGACCGAAGACCTGCAAACCGGAGCGGCCTCGCTCCCCGGCGACCGTCACGACGGGGTCGACCACTTCATCGGTAAGTCGCTCGAAGAGATCGAGAAGCACTACATCACCGAGACCCTCAAGCTCACCGCCGGCAACCGCGAAGAAGCCGCCAAGCTCCTCGGCATCGGCGAGCGTACGCTCTATCGCAAGATCAAGGAATATTCCGCCTGA